GACGCGTCTACTGCCGTTCTCGAGCCGCCAGCGGCCAGCCGCAGGGACCGTGGCCATGACCGCGCCCGCTGACCCGCTGACCCGCCCAACTGGTACGCATCCCGTCGGGGGCACCGCCAGATGGGCACCTCCCCTCTGTCGCCGTTACCAGCAGAGCTGGTCGACAGCGCGAACCCTCGACCGAGCCTGGAGGGTTCGTACTGTGTCGGGTTGGGGCACCGCGGCAAGATCACCATCCGGCTGAGCCGCGCCGACCGGCCGCTATCGGCCGACCGCGGCGACGATCAGATGCGCGCGTCCGTTCGACCATCGCGGCGTCAACCCGCCGATGGTGTCCGCAGCGGCGGTAGCCCTCGGCGCACCATCGCTTCAACAGGTCCAACCATGTTGGTCGGATGCACGGTCACATCGGGATGCTGACTCGGCCAGACCCGGAACACTTCGTCGACGAATCCTTGACCGACCTCCTGTACCCCGCGGAAATCGATGATGACTTCCTGGAACCGGTCCAGGCCGGACAGCAGTCGCCGGGCCTCCGATCGGCTGATGAACCGAACTCCGATAGCGAAGAGCTGCACCACCGTGCGCGTGCGGGCGAAGTCATGGTCGATGCTGTAGGCGGCGAACACTTCCGACGTACTGCGTGACGACTGGGCGTCGAGTTCGCACCGAACGAGAGTGCCGGAAATCCGATCCGTCAGTCCGACCGCTTGGTCATTGCGGAGATTGTCGACGGTCCAGCGCAGGCCATTGGCCTCGAGCGCGAAAGTGTCCACCACCTTCGAGGTGAAGAAGATCCCTTCGCCCGTGTGCCGAGCCGGATCGGTGGTTGTCTTTCCCTTGCTCAGTTCCTGTATCGCCGAGAAGAGATCGCCGAGAGCGAGCCCCTCGCGAACTCGGGCGAAGGCGCCGCCGCCGTCGTCATCGACCTCGAACGACAATGTCGCCCTGTCCACCCACCACCTAGCTGTTATCCGAGACGCGCCCGAGTGATC
This DNA window, taken from Mycobacteriales bacterium, encodes the following:
- a CDS encoding DUF4325 domain-containing protein, which codes for MGTEELVRIGAVARELGVSPSRVRQLADDGSIPYTRTTGGHRLFDLARVREALTRRSLPGSDRRAPPDLLQDRAPSGLEEHVLWQDAAERLYLSERVSVNCWGAAEYAFSEMVNNAVDHSGASRITARWWVDRATLSFEVDDDGGGAFARVREGLALGDLFSAIQELSKGKTTTDPARHTGEGIFFTSKVVDTFALEANGLRWTVDNLRNDQAVGLTDRISGTLVRCELDAQSSRSTSEVFAAYSIDHDFARTRTVVQLFAIGVRFISRSEARRLLSGLDRFQEVIIDFRGVQEVGQGFVDEVFRVWPSQHPDVTVHPTNMVGPVEAMVRRGLPPLRTPSAG